The Arthrobacter sp. PM3 genome contains the following window.
CGTGATCTTCACCCGCAACACCACCGACTCGCTGAACCTGCTCGCCGGCTGTCTGCCCCTGAAGGACGGCCGTCCCGCGGGCGAGGTCCTCTACCTCGACATCGAACACCATGCCAACCTCCTGCCCTGGCAGAACGTTCCGCACCGCAGCGTCGTTGCCGCGGCCACCCTCGAAGCCACCGTGGACCGGCTCCGTGAGGAGCTCGCCCGCGGCGGCGTGAGCCTGCTGGCCGTCACCGGCGCGTCCAATGTCACCGGCGAAATCCTCCCCGTCCGGGCCCTGGCCTCGCTGGCTCACGAGTACGGCGCCAGGATCGTAGTGGACGCCGCGCAGCTGGCCCCGCACCGGCGGATCAATATCGCCGCGGACGACATCGACTACCTCGCCTTCTCAGGGCACAAGCTCTACGCCCCCTTCGGCGCCGGCGTTCTCGTGGGACGGACGGACTGGCTCGACGCCGGCACACCGCACCTGGCCGGCGGCGGCGCCGTCCGCGACGCCCGGCTCGATTCCGTCAGCTGGACCACCGGTCCCGCACGGCATGAAGGCGGCTCCCCGAATGTCCTGGGGGCGGCGGCGCTGGCCCGCGCCACCCAGGTGCTTGCCGAGCTGGACCCGGCGCAGTGGTACGAGCACGAGGAAGCCATCCGCTCCTACCTTGTCGAGGGCCTCGAACGCATCGAGGGCGTGACCGTGCACCGGATCTTTGCCGGGTCGGACAACGGCAGCATCGGCGTCGTGAACTTTTCCGTGGCAGGCTACGACGCCGGCCTGGTGGCCGCCTACCTCTCCGCCGAGCATGGCATCGGCCTGCGCGATGGCCGCTTCTGCGCCCACCCGCTGCTGAAGCGGCTCGGCCTGCCCGCCGGTTCACTGCGTGCCAGCTTCGGCCTGGGTTCCCGGCTGGAGGACGCCGAGCGCCTGCTGGCCGGCCTCCGCCAGCTGCGGCAGGCGGGACTCGGCTGGGACTACGTGGTGGATGCCGGCCGCTGGGTGCCGGCCAACGACACCCGCAACTACCCGCACTGGGCGCCCAACACCCCGGGCACTGCCGGTGCCGCGCCCTGCACCCTCGACTGAGCGGCCGCAGGCCGGGACCGCGTGCGGTAAATTCGGAAGGTACCTGCAACCGGCAGGAATTTCCCGAAGGAGACTGAAACGTGGCACGCGGCGGGCCCAAACTCCAGCACGAGCGGCGCCGGGAGCTCGGGCAAAGCTTCCAGGACGGCGGGGAGCACTACGAACGCGTCCGGCCCGGCTACCCGGAGGAATCCGCCGCATGGCTAATCCCGGCCGGGGCGAAAGACGCCGCAGATGTTGGCGCCGGCACGGGCAAGTTCACCGCCCTCCTGGCCGCCCGGGGCCTCCACACGGTGGCCGTTGACCCCTCCGCCGACATGCTCGGACAGCTCGGCCGGACCCTGCCGGAGGTCACCGCTGTCGTCGGCACCGCCGAGGACACCGGCCTGGCGCCGGAATCGTTCGACCTCGTCACGGTGGCCCAGGCCTGGCACTGGTGCGATCCCCGCCGGGCCAGCACCGAGATCGCCCGGATCCTGCGCCCGAACGGCGTCCTGGGCCTGATCTGGAACCAGCTGGACACCTCCGTCCCCTGGGTGCATCGGCTCTCGCGCATCATGCACGCCGGTGACGTGCACAAGCCGCACTTCCGGCCGCCCGTGGGCCCTGAGTTCACCGGACTGGAGAGCCACCTGACCCGGTGGGAGGATTCCGTGACCCCGGAGGACATCAAAGAGCTGGCGAAGTCCCGCAGCTACTACCTTGCGGCCTCCGAAACCACCCGGGCCAAGGTGACGGCCAACCTCGACTGGTACCTGAACGAACACCTGGGCCATGCCCCGGGCGACCTCCTCAGCCTGCCCTACCTGACCCAGACCTGGCGCGCCGTCCGGACCTGAACCCGCGCTGCGCCGCTCCCGCCGGTGCGACCGGTGAGAGCTTCCATATAAACCGCCTGTGACGTGCCCGCTACGTCCCGGATTGCACCGAAACACGCTGGCGCTTATTGTTTCGGTATGCCTAATAATTAGTTGTAGGCATACAAAACATTGACCCCGGCCGTTTTCCGCGCCGGAGCCGACCGCCGCGTCAACGCCGACGCGCCAATCACGGGAGCTGGCAGTGCTGGACGTCAAGGGACACGAACAATCGCCGCAGGGTGCCCGCACCTACAAGCATCCGGCTGCCCGCAAAGCCCTGCTCGGGCTGCTGGGTCCGGCGTTTGTCGCATCAATCGCCTACGTGGACCCCGGAAACGTCGCCGCCAACCTGACCGCCGGGGCGAAATACGGATACCTGCTGGTCTGGGTCCTCGTCGCCGCCAACATCATGGCGGTTCTCGTGCAGTACCAGTCGGCCAAGCTGGGGGTCGTCACCGGCAAGAGCCTGCCCGAAATCCTGGGCGAGCGGCTCAAGCCGTTTGGGCGACGGGCGTTCTGGCTGCAGGCCGAAATCGTTGCCGCCGCCACCGACCTCGCTGAAGTGGTGGGCGGGGCGATCGCCCTGTACCTGCTGTTTGGCCTCCCCCTCCCCGCGGGCGCCCTCATTGTCGGCGCGGTGTCGATGGTCCTGCTGGCCGTGCAGGCCCGGGGAAAGCAGCGGCCCTTCGAGTTCGTCATCATGTTCCTGCTCGGCATCATCACCATCGGCTTCCTTGCCGGGCTCCTCATCAGCCCGCCCGATCCCCGGGCGGCCCTGGCCGGGCTCATTCCGGGATTCCAGGGCCCCGACACGGTCCTGCTGGCCGCCAGCATGCTTGGCGCCACCGTCATGCCGCACGCCATCTACGTCCACTCGGCACTGTCCCGCGACCGGCACCGCCCGGACGACGACGAGCATGTCCCGCCGGCCGCCGTCGCCCGCCTGGTCCGGGCCACCCGCTTCGACGTCGTCGCCGCCCTGGCCGTGGCGGGAATCGTCAACATCGGCATGCTGCTCCTGGCCGCCTCCACGCTCGGCGGTGAGGAAGGCACGGACACCATCGAAGGGGCCCACGCGGCCATTGCGGCCAACCTGGGCCCCGTCGTCGGGGTGGTCTTCGCTGTCGGCCTCCTTGCCTCCGGACTGGCGTCCACCTCGGTGGGCTGCTACGCGGGCGGCACCATCATGCAGGGCCTGCTCAAAATCCGGATCCCCGTCATGGCCCGCCGCGTGGTCACCCTGATTCCGGCCGTGGTGCTGCTGGCGGTCGGCTTCGACCCCACGTGGGCGCTGATCCTGAGCCAGGTGGTGCTCAGCTTCGGGATCCCCTTCGTCCTGGTCCCGCTGGTGGTCCTGACCAGCAACAAGACCCTGATGGGCCGCTTCGCCGACGGACTGGCCCTGCGGATCGCCGCCATCATCAGCGTGATCCTCGTCGTGGCGCTCAACCTGGTCCTGCTGTGGCTGACCTTTGCCGGGCGCGGCTGACGGTAGGCTTGTGGGTGTGAAGACCAGTACGCCCTCCTCCTCGATCGAGGACTACGTCAAGGTCATCTATTCCTTCACCGAGTGGCAGCAAAAGCCCATCACCTCCACGCAGCTGGCGCAGCGCCTGGGCGTGGCGAATTCCTCGGTCTCGGAAATGGTCCGCAAGCTCAAGGACCAGGGCCTCGTAGACCACAAGCCCTACAGCGCCGTCACGCTCACCGACGACGGGCTGCGGCTCGCGCTGTCCATGGTCCGGCGGCACCGGCTGATCGAGACGTTCCTGGTCCAGGAGCTGGGGTACCGCTGGGATGAGGTCCATGACGAAGCCGAGCTGCTGGAACATGCCGTGTCCGAGACCTTCATTGACCGGATGGCCGCCAAGCTGGGAAACCCGGCGCGGGACCCGCACGGCGATCCCATTCCCGCCGCGGACGGCACCGTCCTGATGCCCGCCGCGCACCGCCTCAGCGACCTCGACGACGGCCACACCGGCCGGATCATCCGGATCAGCGACGACAATCCCGAACTGCTGCGCTACCTCGCCGCCGAGGACATCGATCTCGACGCCGAAATTGAAGTGGTGGGCAGGAAGCCGTTCGGCGGCCCGCTCGTAGTCCGGATCGGTTCCGCCGCGGCGCCCCGCGCCTTTGATCTCGCGGAGGAAGTCGCCGCTGCCCTGTGGGTCCACAGCGACGCCGCACACGCGGGCTGCAGCCTTTCCGACAGCTGAGCGGAGGGCCGCGCCCGGGGCTCCGGGCCGCCGTCGTTCCCGTATCGTTGAAGAATGGTTACACGACGTGAAGCAGCCCAAGTCCTCGACATTCCGCTGGAAATGGCGACCCGTCACGGGATCCCGTCGCGGCTGTCCGAGGCGGAGCTCGGCGAGCTGCTGGACAATCCCCCGGCCTGGCTGGTCCAGTCCAAGGCAAACCGGACAGGCAAGCGGCCCGTCTGGGTCCACCTCACGTGCGCCGTCTGCGGGTTCTCCGAAGCTGCCCGGCCGAAGAAGTGGTGGCCGGACTTCACCTACGTCTGCTGCGCCCACCATGAGGCGCGGGACATTCCGGCCCTTCCGCCCGGGCTCGTGCGCAGCGTGTACGACGGCGTCGGCAGCCGCTTCGCCGGCATCGTGGACGCCACGGTTCCTGAGGCGTAGCGTAGAAAGACGGGGCTAGTCCGGGCCCCTGCCGTGAGGAGAGCACCATGCCTGACAAGACGCCGCACCAAAACATGGCCAAGAAGCCGGTGAAAACCATCAAGGAAAAACGGGCCGAGAAGAAGGCGAAGCATATCGTCGACGCCCACACCGACCCGGTGGCACACATCAAGAAACGCTGAATGAGCGTAGAAGGCCGGAAGCCCATGCTTCCGGCCTTCTACGGTTTCCCCGGACCTGCCGCGGACCTGTCGCGGACGCCGGGCCGCTGGTGGAATCACCCGGCGCGGGTGGTGACGCCCCGGTAGCGGAGCGCCACACTGGGACCAGCGCGCCGGACAGCGCGACCGAACCAGACCGGAGGAATGCCAGTGACAACCACACCGGAGACCGAGGCCCACGGGCCGGTCGACTTCATACTCCTCGAGTTCCCAGTGGACAAACTGACGGGACGGGCCAGCGAGGAAATCGTCAAGCTCATCGAACAGGGCACTATCCGCCTCTTCGATCTCCTCGTCGTGATGAAGAACGAGGACGGCACGGTCGAGATCCTGGAACTCACCGATCCGGGCGGCCCTGCGGCGGCGTTCTCCTACTTCGACGGCGCACGGTCCGGGCTCCTGGGCGATGACGATATCGCCGAGGCGACCGCGGCGCTGCTCCCCGGTACGGTGGCAGCGCTCATTGTCTACGAGAACACCTGGGCGGCGCCCTTCGTAGCTGCCGTTCGCGAAAGCGGAGGCGAGCTGATCGCGAGCACGCGGATCCCGGCACCGGACGTCATGGAAGCCCTCGACGCCCTCGAGGCCCAGGATGCTGCGTCGCCGGCCGCTGACGCCTAAGACCTGACGCAGAACAAATGTGAGAGGAGAAGAACTATGGGACTTCTGAGAGGCATGGCCCGTACGGCCGTCGTTGCCGGGACGGCCACCGCAGTCAGCGGCCGGGTCCAACGCCGGCAGGCAAACAAGTTTGCCGAGAAGGACGCCGCGACCGCGGCCAAGCAGCAGGAAGCCTACGACGCGCAGATGGCACAGCAGGAACCGCCACCGCAGTACCAGCAACCCGTCTACCAGCAGCCTGTCTACCAGCAGGCACCGCCACCGCCGCCCGCGCCTGCGGCCGGCGGAATCAGCGACGACGCCATCCAGCAGCTCAAGGAACTCGGGGCGCTCCGGGAGCAGGGCATTCTCACTGATGAGGAGTTCATGGCACAGAAGGCGAAGATCCTCGGCAGCTGAGCCACCCTCATCCCGTCGTCCGGGGACTTTTGCTCACAGGCCAAGACCCAAATACAAAGAGCGGGGGAAGCGTCCGGAGACGCTTCCCCCGCTCTTCTACGGGGTTTGTGGGTGCTTCACAAAACTCCGGACCCAGCTCCTGCTGCGGCAACTTCGAACTTTCGTTGGTCTCCCTGCACAGGTTAAGCACCGTGGTTGGCACAGGCACAAGGCGCGGGTTCGTCTCTGAAACGATTCGTCCGCCGCTGCACAATGCCTAGGGATGGCTAGGCAGGCCGAGCCTGGTCAACTCTGGACAAGTTGGGCGGCAGCAATGGCCAGCCCAGGGATGGAACCGATGAATCCAGCCGCAGCTGGTCGGTAAATCGTGTCTGCCATCGTCGCCCAGCGTCCCCGCGTTTCCCCGTCTGACTGACCGGCTGCGGCGTAGAGAGCAACCCATAGATCGTATAGCGACTGCTTTAAATCGGTTTCCCCGAAAGCACGCTCTTCTGCGATACAACTGCGAATCGTTTGCACGATCTTAGAAACGTGCAAGCGAAGCTCGGGTGACAGGTTTTGGTCCTCGCCCAACAGGGAAACAACATCATCCAAGTAGGCCATGATTTCCCCTGCACGTTCCGGGGTAGGTTTCGGAACGTGACCATCTATAGCTGCGGCCAGGTTTTCCAGTGTATCCATTGCGTGGACGGTAAATATGCTCCCGTTGGAAGCAGAGTTCCATGCGTGCGGATAGTTCATGATGGCTTTGGTCCAGAGGCGGGAGCTGCGTCGAAATGATTTGACGCGGTAGCCACTGCGCTCAAGGTCATCGATGCTGAATTTCATGGCCGCTAACAGGCACATGGCGTAAAGATGCTCGTCTAGAGCGTTGTCTTCATCTGCCTCAA
Protein-coding sequences here:
- a CDS encoding aminotransferase class V-fold PLP-dependent enzyme, which encodes MTTATFPAAAEFHAASGAGQDDARFAAAARPLAAVTGAEIQAPLITGGHARYANLDYGASAPALSLVSAYLNEILPYYASVHRGAGYASQISTSVYENSRDIVRDFVGGRPDDSVIFTRNTTDSLNLLAGCLPLKDGRPAGEVLYLDIEHHANLLPWQNVPHRSVVAAATLEATVDRLREELARGGVSLLAVTGASNVTGEILPVRALASLAHEYGARIVVDAAQLAPHRRINIAADDIDYLAFSGHKLYAPFGAGVLVGRTDWLDAGTPHLAGGGAVRDARLDSVSWTTGPARHEGGSPNVLGAAALARATQVLAELDPAQWYEHEEAIRSYLVEGLERIEGVTVHRIFAGSDNGSIGVVNFSVAGYDAGLVAAYLSAEHGIGLRDGRFCAHPLLKRLGLPAGSLRASFGLGSRLEDAERLLAGLRQLRQAGLGWDYVVDAGRWVPANDTRNYPHWAPNTPGTAGAAPCTLD
- a CDS encoding class I SAM-dependent methyltransferase, which gives rise to MARGGPKLQHERRRELGQSFQDGGEHYERVRPGYPEESAAWLIPAGAKDAADVGAGTGKFTALLAARGLHTVAVDPSADMLGQLGRTLPEVTAVVGTAEDTGLAPESFDLVTVAQAWHWCDPRRASTEIARILRPNGVLGLIWNQLDTSVPWVHRLSRIMHAGDVHKPHFRPPVGPEFTGLESHLTRWEDSVTPEDIKELAKSRSYYLAASETTRAKVTANLDWYLNEHLGHAPGDLLSLPYLTQTWRAVRT
- a CDS encoding Nramp family divalent metal transporter, with amino-acid sequence MLDVKGHEQSPQGARTYKHPAARKALLGLLGPAFVASIAYVDPGNVAANLTAGAKYGYLLVWVLVAANIMAVLVQYQSAKLGVVTGKSLPEILGERLKPFGRRAFWLQAEIVAAATDLAEVVGGAIALYLLFGLPLPAGALIVGAVSMVLLAVQARGKQRPFEFVIMFLLGIITIGFLAGLLISPPDPRAALAGLIPGFQGPDTVLLAASMLGATVMPHAIYVHSALSRDRHRPDDDEHVPPAAVARLVRATRFDVVAALAVAGIVNIGMLLLAASTLGGEEGTDTIEGAHAAIAANLGPVVGVVFAVGLLASGLASTSVGCYAGGTIMQGLLKIRIPVMARRVVTLIPAVVLLAVGFDPTWALILSQVVLSFGIPFVLVPLVVLTSNKTLMGRFADGLALRIAAIISVILVVALNLVLLWLTFAGRG
- a CDS encoding metal-dependent transcriptional regulator, producing MKTSTPSSSIEDYVKVIYSFTEWQQKPITSTQLAQRLGVANSSVSEMVRKLKDQGLVDHKPYSAVTLTDDGLRLALSMVRRHRLIETFLVQELGYRWDEVHDEAELLEHAVSETFIDRMAAKLGNPARDPHGDPIPAADGTVLMPAAHRLSDLDDGHTGRIIRISDDNPELLRYLAAEDIDLDAEIEVVGRKPFGGPLVVRIGSAAAPRAFDLAEEVAAALWVHSDAAHAGCSLSDS
- a CDS encoding DUF6325 family protein, giving the protein MPVTTTPETEAHGPVDFILLEFPVDKLTGRASEEIVKLIEQGTIRLFDLLVVMKNEDGTVEILELTDPGGPAAAFSYFDGARSGLLGDDDIAEATAALLPGTVAALIVYENTWAAPFVAAVRESGGELIASTRIPAPDVMEALDALEAQDAASPAADA
- a CDS encoding SHOCT domain-containing protein encodes the protein MGLLRGMARTAVVAGTATAVSGRVQRRQANKFAEKDAATAAKQQEAYDAQMAQQEPPPQYQQPVYQQPVYQQAPPPPPAPAAGGISDDAIQQLKELGALREQGILTDEEFMAQKAKILGS